One Thamnophis elegans isolate rThaEle1 chromosome 2, rThaEle1.pri, whole genome shotgun sequence genomic window, CCCACTCACAGACTACTATAATGCATTTTACATAgggttgccttttcaaacaggctgtggcctggtagtgggccacagcccaggggttggagacccctggtttattgtttttgttatttcAGATGTTTTTATCATTCTGACtttattgtacactgcccagtGTTACATTTGAGATGTGTGGCTATACAAATGTGATAATTAAAAGCCTAACTTTTATTGTAACATAGGGTTTTATGAATTGGTAATATAGGTTTTACTGTCAAATTAAATCCTAAAAGAAATGTTAAATTTTAGGCCTGTGTAGCATTTTTTATTCAATTTCAAAGACATGTGTGAGCACAAGTAAACTAGTCTTCAGCTTTTTAAAGCAGCTGAATCTTTTGGAATCAAATTTGAACTGTCACAGAGGCCTATTACATTTTAAGCAGTTTTATTCTTTTCCACTGTCAAACATATATTTTATCCcactttattattttgataaatgactcaaggcagcaaatgtaCATAGTACtccttccttattctattttcctcacaactctGTAAGGGGGATTTGGTTGAGAGAATGGACTGGCGCAAGTCCACCCAGTTAGCTTTTATACCTAAAGTGGAACTCAGTCTCCTAGTTtccaggccagcaccttaaccactaccccaAACTGTAAAACAATTTGAGAAGTATAATCCCTGTATATTTATAGAATTCATGAACTGGAACATGCACTATTGTATATGAATTGCTGACTCAGAAACTTTTGAGGGGTGCGGTGCACTGTCTTATACCTTAAAATAGTGGAGCTCTTATTGTTCAATCCATGTTTACGAACAACAGCTTATGGTCAATGTGATAAATTCTGACTAATTTCTAATACCTGCATCTGAGGGTAGCACTGTGAGAGGAACATCTTTAGTTTCAATTTTGACTGAAGGCTCCAGCAAGGACTGCATTTTAAGGGGCACTTGTGTCACTGGCACTTTAGTCACTCTTATAAGCTCAGATGGAGGTGGTCCCTGAAACTGGATCCTAGTCCCTGCAGGGACTGGATGGAGTGTAACAGGAATCTTCAGTTCTTGAGAATGCTGGGTTCCCAGAGGTTGAGACAAACTAACATCCTGGTTAATGTGAGTGGGACCACTGGCAGATGGTTGAGGCTTCGATGccacttcttccctccctttgcaATCCTCCTCGGGAGGCTCTACAAGTTCGGTTTTGATGTTCCCTTCTTTTGCAGATCCCAAGACTTTGGCATCACAGTTTTCTTTCAACTTTGCCTCCTTCTTGATCTCCTCTGTCTCTTCAACTTTCCCCAGTTTGACTTCCCCTACACTTTTCACACTGCTGCTACTTTCATCTTTGCCTCCAAGACGGTTTGGAAGCGTTTTAGACTCTCgtctttttttcttgttgctaCTTCCCAAAAAGAGCAATGGGTTCTCCGGCTCATGTTCCTCCGCTTTCACTTGTAACCCTTTCTGGTGcctgttttcttcctcctcttcctgcttttCATAGGCACCAGTTTCCCTCCCAAGGACAGGCTGGGAAAGTTGCCTGCCAAGACAAATCTGCTCTTCCAAAACATGCTGTTGCTCTTTAAAGACCCCCCCTTCCCCAGGCTGTGGAAGTTTCTGTTCCTTGTGCAAAACGCTTTGTTTGGGAGAGAGGGGGTGCAGAAGATGGTGCTGGGGAGCCTGTTTGGGAGGGAATAGCAGAAGGTGTGGGTCCCTGCCCCCCTGTCCTGGCAGAGGGTGCAGGAGAAGATGGTCCATGCAGGCAGTGCTCTGCCAAGCCGTGGAATGCAGCAGCCGGTGCTGCTCTCTTGGGGCTTCCTCCTGCGCCCCTTTCTCCATGCCGCAGCCCGCCCTTGATCGTAGGATTGTTACGGGATTGTGAGCTCAGCCCGGTCCTCTGTTACCGCCCGTTTGTTTGCTGCGGTTGGCTTGCAAACGTTCTCcgctccccctcccaccccaacTCCGAGGTGCACGCGCCTGCTCTCGACCCCGCCCTCTGGCTCGCGAGGGCCTCGCGCCTGCCGCACGTCGGCCAGAAATGGCAATTTGTGGGGCTCCACGTGCCTCACTTTTCCCTCCTTGGACTGTTGCCCGGAGGTTGCCATGGCTACCCTGGGCGCCACGTAACAATGGGGTCGCCCTTGGAtaccgagggagggagggggggaacaggCGCACACGGACTCTACGTCGGTGGcgccgctttttttttttttgccgagGGACGAGTTTGGGCCTCGCCCCCGTTTGCCACCAAGTGAAAGGTGGTTCgcgactgttttttaaaaatacacacacGTTTCTGCTCCTTTCTCCTCATCCCATCGAGGAACCACAAGTTAACGCACATGGCGGGGGAGAGATGACAGGAGTCGCGATCCGCGAAGGCGGGTCTCAGCCTCAGGTCTTTCTGCATTTACTCGGACGCCTCTACCTACGCCTAGAAGAGGCAAAGGGCCGGTAGTAATCTTACGGGTGATCTTACGGTATATCATAGAGAGGCAAGGGTTAGAGTCCCGTCTCTTCCGGTGTCGCCCAGCGCTCCTTCCGGCAATGCTGCCGCGGCCTCGGCTTAGCGGCGCATTCGCTGCCGTCACTTTGGGCCTTAGATTAAGGTTTCGCTGTTACGTCCGAGCCGCCATGGCGAAGAGCAAGTTCGAATACGTCCGGGATTTCGAAGCGGAGGACAAATGTTTACCTAACTGCTGGATCGTGGTGCGGTTGGACGGACGCTGCTTTCACCGGTAAAGACATGCTTCAACCATTGGCGGCGGCGTGTGGAGTTAACAGGCTTCGTTGCCCGGCGACCGCCCGACCAATAGGAGCGAGGGTCATCGCCGAGATCGGCGGCGCCAGTTCAAAGTGAAATCTGTGTCGCCGTTTGGCTTCCCCGACTTCACCTTGGGCTACCGTTTCTGGACTTTTGTTCCCAGAATTCATCAGTTCATACGGGCAttgctggggattctgggaattgaagttcacacatttgAAAGTTACCAAGTGTTTGTTGAATGCTGTAAATTTGGGGGTAACTGcgcttgcatcagtggtgggattcaaaaatgtttactactggttcggtgggtgtggcttggtgggtgtggcagtatagtatagtctttattgtcattgtacaaaataaatacaacgaaattggtttcaacctcactggtgcaaaattatagcggaaaagaaaaagaaaaaagtagtcATATGTTTCCTCGTGTGCGTGaaatgattgtggttgtgtttaagagtctgacagtcatgggaaggatactgtaaaatccccatttcctccgagTCAGCTTGGactggcagagaatagatgggggcaaggccagtcagaggcAGTATTTAcagtttctccgaactactcaaaatttccacaaccagttctccagaactggtcggaacctgttgaacaccacctctggcttgcatatatatttaataccaTAACTGATCTTTGGTAATGGGCTTTTATTGGACCTAGAAACATGAGTCAAATCttaacaaatattcttttcttttaattacatTTGTAATTTTGGGGAAGAATCCTTTCTCTGTAGTTGTTCCTTGCCCACGCCAAAACATCAGATGCCATTATCCAGAGTTCAAAACGATATTAGCATCCAAGGTGAAAGCATTGAATGCAGTTGACCTCTTGCAAGAGTGCAAAGCTATTTTATATTCGGGTAATATTCTACACGCCTAGTTTTAGAATTTTAAAGTTTTACTTTCTTAATAATTTTTCACTTCCTAATTGATATTTTTTATTGGCAAATTACTACTCTTCTAAAATGGCATTGGTTTAGCTGTTTAATGACTATCTTCTAACAGTTTATAATGACAATAAAACATGTAAAATGAGACGGAGTGCAGCTTAAATGTTTTTCATATCCTAATTCTGCAATAATTTGGAAGAACTGTCAatgctttgttttaaaagaataaaacaatatattgtatttgtaCAGATGGCATGCATTCATCATGCTCCAAATGTTCTCTGGAAAAGCTCTGATTTTACTAGTTTCCAAGGAGGTCATTAGGTTGGATGTTGATATGATTAAGAGGAGGTGTGCTTATAATATAGAGGCTTCAACTGAAAAACATTTTCTTCAAGCACCTGCTCTGTTAACTTCTTAAGACAGTTGACAGATATGCACCAAATGTGTTAATTTCAGATGGAAGGATACCTGGAAGCCAAAGCATATAGAGATTTATGAGTGAAATCCAGCACTTAGAATTGCACTCAGAAACCTATGGGCAACCAATGCAGGACCCATAGTGTGTTACATGGCTGTTGTGATTTTGATTTTCCAGCGAATAGGCTACTACATTTTTCACCAACTCCAGGGTACTTTCAAAAACAGCCCCCATGTAAAGCACACTGCAGAGACTGTTACTAAGGTCTATTGTTCCAAGTACAGCTGCAACTAAAAGGGCAAAGCCCCTATCATAGCCTCTACCAAAACTTCAGTATCTGTAACACAGGAGACTTATTTAAACAGATACGACAAATCAAGTGTTTTTAATTATATGCTTTTCATTTTGAAGCTTTGCTGATCAGCATGATTTTAAGAAACCTAATGATGATTGTGCTCTTAATTTGATGAACAAGTGTGCCCAAGCAGTGATGGAAGAGATGGGAGAAATTGTCATTGCCTATGGACAAAGTGATGAATACAGCTTTGTTTTCAAAAAGGATACCAACTTGTTTAAGAGAAGGGCAAGGTATTTACTTTTACAGTTTTTCCCATCCCAATATACCGTATGTTGACACCCTTTACAAAATAAGCTTTAATATAACAATTTGATTACTTTTGATTTTATGATACTAGCAGCTTTACCATATATCTCCATTCTTAGAAACATCAATACACGTAGTGAGAAAgggacacatacacaaacacacagagacatcTGTGCACATTGATGGCCATTAAATGTTATTGGCAAGGTATTTTTAACTTTCACATATGTCACTCTTAAAAGTCATTTAACTGTATGAAATCTTCCAAAAATAGATGATGGCCTCATAATATGCTTGTTCATTTCATATTCTTGTTTAATAAGATACAGAATTGTTTAACTTTAGTCTTTCAATTGCACAGAGATTGTGTAATATTGGATTATAGTTTATTTAGCACATGAAGGCCTTATAGCAATGTGAGCTGCTGTGTTACTTTCAGTTACTTAAGTTAAGTCTTGTGTTATACCAAACATTATTTCTGAAGAACTTTATTTGACGACAAATTGTTCATTTATAGTAAAATgcagaaatatattaaatatcaGTTTAATACAATAgactaaaacattttaaaatatgctttctaTATAATTCATAAATAAGAATTGCCTTTTACATTGTATTACGAGAGGTTAACTATGATAGAATCATAGATACTAACTGTCAATCTTGCCTaacataaattatatacatgacaAAATTAAACATGTTGGCTCTGTACTTTATATTTAGCATATGCTTCGGGATTATAGAGCTAGTCATTACTTTTTCTAGAGAAATCTTACATATTTTGGAATTATGCTGTCAACATTTTGGATTCATAAAGTATGAGAATAATCTTACAAATAAGCTATAAattttccagagtgggtttgcaggatggtccagagatggtattatcacagccaattggccttGAGACTGGGTTGAagttgaagccacgcctctgggctcctctcctctgactccagtttcaatccagTCTGGCCAAAGAGAGGTTGTAAATTCTTGACTCCTGATCTGATTCAACTTTTCTGGGCCATCCTCGACTCAACTTGCTTCCTTCTCACAAGGAGACCCTTCCTTCACTTCCCAGTAAGTCCCTGCTATTAGTTGTGGTTTTTCCAGCTATTCGAGGGTTAAATCTCAGGGTTTGGAGGCTCCAGTGGCTGGGTCGCTGTCCTGGTGGCCATTTTTGCCGGTGACCACGTGGAGCCCTGAGAGGGCAGATCGGCACTGGTGGGGGCTAAAGGGCTCTGGTTTCCAGCTCGACAGCCCAGAAGCCTAAAAGGAGAGCGTGCcttgctgcagcagcagcaggaagccCCAGGAGCAGCAGAGGCGGCTGGGAAGCAGCGCGGCAGCAGCAGACTCCCTGAGAAgccccagcaaccccaaaacgcACCTCGGTGGTGTTTTAAAATTCGGGGTGCACAACGAAAGGAGTGAGGACCTTGGCATTCTAGCTGCGGAGGTGGGGGTGAGGAGCGAATTGCAGGAAGCATGAGTGGTCGTAAGTAGTTGCGTGATGGAAGGTAGATCCCCTCCCCCCATGTCACCTGGGGAGGGGACTTCCACCAGGCAGAGTCCCACTGCCTCTTCCAGGAGGCTTAAAGCCTCGGCTGATACTCGCCCTTCCTGTGCCAGTCATAGAGACAAAGCTAGGAGGCACAGGGCCTTGATGAGAACTTTCTCCAGGGCAGAGAGGTGCAGAACTTGCCGGTTCCGGCCAGCATCATGGCCCACTCCACTAGGAACGTGGCCAGCTCAGCGGCCTGGGCCTCCCAGGCCCCTATAGAAGACATCTGCAGGGGCAACGACGTGGGCATCCCCGTCACCCTTCATCCGGCACTACAGGCTGGATGCCTTCGCATCTTCCGATGCAGCGTTTGGCTGCAGGATCCTGCAACAGGTCCTGTCAGATCAGTGAGGGCCCACCCTTGGGACGAAACCTGGGTATGTTccatctctggaccatcctgcaaacccactctggaaaatgacagttggtcttacctgaactgttattttaagaggtgtttgcaggatgggccagtTCCCACCCTAAGTTAGATAGACAGTATTGGGGGTGGAGCTGTCTCCtttgtgacttgttttcaggaTCTTGGGAGCGCATACtgcattgaaactggagtcagaggagaggcgtccagaggcgtggcttcagcttcaacccaatctcgaggccaattggctgtgataataccatctctggaccatcctgcaaacacctcttaaaataacaattcagataagaccaactgtcatttttgGAAAGGATTCCTCAAATAATGAACAAGGCACACATTCTTGTATTTATATAGGCTAGTTGATTCTTATGTTGGTTGTATTAAAAAGTTatgttttctctcccttttttctcacAAGTAAATTAATGACTCTCGTGGTGGCCAAGTTTGCATCCAGCTATGTTTTCTATTGGAAGGATTATTTTAAGGACAAGTCCCTTTTGTATCCACCAGGATTTGATGGACGTATTGTGT contains:
- the THG1L gene encoding probable tRNA(His) guanylyltransferase isoform X1, producing the protein MLPRPRLSGAFAAVTLGLRLRFRCYVRAAMAKSKFEYVRDFEAEDKCLPNCWIVVRLDGRCFHRFADQHDFKKPNDDCALNLMNKCAQAVMEEMGEIVIAYGQSDEYSFVFKKDTNLFKRRASKLMTLVVAKFASSYVFYWKDYFKDKSLLYPPGFDGRIVLYPNDQNLKDYLCWRQADCHINNLYNTVFWTLVQKSGLTPVQAQERLKGTLANDKNEILFSEFNINYNKEPEIYRKGTVLIWKKVDEIIKKKITTGETEEKEIEQTRMRNRPIPLHCDIIGNEFWEHNPEILLDKR